In Nematostella vectensis chromosome 2, jaNemVect1.1, whole genome shotgun sequence, one genomic interval encodes:
- the LOC5516813 gene encoding single-minded homolog 2 isoform X3, producing MSNTGKRKKRSSSLKGSLNPSKRHRDRFNIELDNLAKLLPFPHDVIQKLDKLSILRLSASYLRAKNFFKEQKWDNEEQKDEAKNRIKPFEGNGNLSKLILEALDGFVIVLTQDFELFYASETIQTYLGLSQASVIHQDFLRFIHVDDHEMITKYLQPNSVEQKIKILDDENDGSEKKEEDSCSESSESASSAERTFVCRMKCILNTSAGFFKPFRCNGRLREMTLPESDKREYGLFLICTPMETMTNSILEIRLKTSLFCTKNRMDLSFMDIDQKGRSLLGYHKRDIALQSSYCMIHFDDIPVLGLLHKDLMSSAKCQGTFRMLNKNMKWQWLTGTAQVVFKGSEPDFIITTNRPLSDEEGEEVLRQRGQLPALPFTTSNGNNKVPSFFPDGSQPQDFKMPEPPLPKFFQGTKKGHSFNEGPHSMISGGMTDFNTDLNSFPDFVNGLGQLAMEDVPFEDLPTFEDAMALAQECLSTPTESTSSMTSPCGSQMSYPARSPPHVQCDPFSPTSSAGHPSPFPSPIGSHGPSISPAGLPTPDPSPLERPGSEAARINISWQGAGQMRMPNQGPYQRGAPSPQQMKPPPVNGGILSKSARLASMQKNERLNYRSCAVPSPPGPPMPPAWSSHQPPAPPNNSPMQQPAYNSWNNAQYHNSYRQHHITQSQDSTWGPPNQGSGPVPPFEDTLTNINYPNVGMMSPPYHNDSPVQGFRGFPPSNTPVTSAPYSNMGEW from the exons AACAAAAATGGGATAATGAAGAGCAGAAAGATGAAGCTAAAAATAGAATCAAGCCCTTTGAGGGGAATGGAAACCTGTCAAAACTCATTCTTGAG GCATTGGATGGGTTTGTCATTGTTCTCACTCAAGACTTTGAGTTGTTCTATGCTTCGGAGACAATTCAAACATACCTTGGTCTCTCTCAG GCAAGCGTGATCCATCAAGATTTCCTGCGATTCATCCATGTTGATGACCATGAAATGATAACAAAATACCTCCAGCCAAACTCTGTAGAACAG AAAATCAAGATTcttgatgatgaaaatgatgggagcgaaaagaaggaagaagaTTCCTGTTCAG AGTCCAGTGAATCAGCCTCGAGTGCAGAGAGGACATTTGTTTGCAGAATGAAATGCATTCTGAACACCAGTGCTGGATTTTTTAAG CCATTCAGGTGTAATGGGCGCTTGCGTGAGATGACACTCCCTGAAAGTGACAAGAGGGAGTATGGCCTCTTCCTTATCTGCACTCCAATGGAGACAATGACCAACTCAATATTAGAAATACGCTTGAAGACCTCTTTGTTCTGTACCAAGAACAGAATGGATCTCAGCTTCATGGACATTGATCAAAA GGGTCGTTCACTTCTTGGTTATCACAAGCGTGATATTGCACTGCAGTCCAGCTACTGTATGATTCACTTCGATGACATCCCTGTTCTAGGGCTGCTCCACAAGGACT TAATGTCTTCAGCCAAATGCCAGGGGACGTTTCGAATGTTGAACAAGAACATGAAGTGGCAATGGCTGACAGGAACAGCTCAAGTAGTCTTCAAAGGCAGTGAACCAGACTTCATTATCACAACAAACAGACCTCTTAG TGATGAAGAGGGCGAAGAAGTTCTACGCCAAAGAGGCCAATTGCCAGCACTCCCATTTACAACATCAAATGGTAATAACAAAGTACCGAGTTTCTTCCCGGATGGCTCTCAACCACAAGACTTCAAAATGCCAGAGCCTCCTCTGCCAAAATTCTTCCAGGGTACCAAGAAAGGGCATTCGTTCAATGAAGGCCCTCACAGCATGATATCTGGAGGTATGACAG ATTTCAATACGGACTTGAACAGTTTTCCAGATTTTGTGAATGGTTTGGGTCAACTCGCTATGGAAGACGTTCCGTTTGAAGACTTACCGACATTCGAAGATGCAATGGCCCTGGCACAGGAATGTCTGTCTACACCAACAGAATCAACAAGTTCAATGACGAGTCCTTGTGGTAGCCAGATGTCATACCCTGCCCGGAGCCCCCCGCATGTCCAATGTGACCCATTCTCGCCAACATCCTCTGCTGGTCATCCTTCGCCCTTCCCTTCCCCTATTGGGTCTCACGGTCCCTCTATATCACCTGCTGGCTTGCCAACTCCTGACCCTTCCCCCCTTGAAAGGCCTGGTAGTGAGGCAGCCAGGATCAATATTTCTTGGCAGGGGGCAGGACAGATGAGAATGCCTAACCAGGGACCTTATCAGCGAGGTGCTCCATCACCCCAGCAGATGAAGCCCCCACCAGTTAATGGTGGCATTCTCTCAAAATCAGCTCGCCTTGCCAGCATGCAGAAGAATGAGCGGTTAAACTATCGTAGCTGCGCCGTACCGTCTCCACCTGGTCCTCCAATGCCACCAGCATGGTCATCTCACCAGCCACCTGCACCACCCAATAACAGCCCGATGCAGCAACCTGCATATAACTCGTGGAACAATGCACAGTATCATAACAGCTACCGACAACATCACATCACCCAGTCACAAGATTCAACCTGGGGTCCCCCCAATCAAGGCTCTGGACCCGTGCCCCCATTCGAGGACACTTTAACCAACATAAACTATCCTAATGTGGGTATGATGTCGCCTCCATACCATAACGATAGTCCTGTTCAGGGGTTCCGTGGGTTCCCGCCCAGCAACACCCCTGTCACAAGTGCTCCGTATTCTAACATGGGAGAGTGGTGA
- the LOC5516813 gene encoding aryl hydrocarbon receptor isoform X1 → MSNTGKRKKRSSSLKGSLNPSKRHRDRFNIELDNLAKLLPFPHDVIQKLDKLSILRLSASYLRAKNFFKEQKWDNEEQKDEAKNRIKPFEGNGNLSKLILEALDGFVIVLTQDFELFYASETIQTYLGLSQASVIHQDFLRFIHVDDHEMITKYLQPNSVEQKIKILDDENDGSEKKEEDSCSESSESASSAERTFVCRMKCILNTSAGFFKPFRCNGRLREMTLPESDKREYGLFLICTPMETMTNSILEIRLKTSLFCTKNRMDLSFMDIDQKGRSLLGYHKRDIALQSSYCMIHFDDIPVLGLLHKDLMSSAKCQGTFRMLNKNMKWQWLTGTAQVVFKGSEPDFIITTNRPLSDEEGEEVLRQRGQLPALPFTTSNGNNKVPSFFPDGSQPQDFKMPEPPLPKFFQGTKKGHSFNEGPHSMISGGMTGPKEEPLSPQSSGSPFHEDGFRSTSCTSAPVTLADLELGVDLQEELNRDAPELMLLSQDFNTDLNSFPDFVNGLGQLAMEDVPFEDLPTFEDAMALAQECLSTPTESTSSMTSPCGSQMSYPARSPPHVQCDPFSPTSSAGHPSPFPSPIGSHGPSISPAGLPTPDPSPLERPGSEAARINISWQGAGQMRMPNQGPYQRGAPSPQQMKPPPVNGGILSKSARLASMQKNERLNYRSCAVPSPPGPPMPPAWSSHQPPAPPNNSPMQQPAYNSWNNAQYHNSYRQHHITQSQDSTWGPPNQGSGPVPPFEDTLTNINYPNVGMMSPPYHNDSPVQGFRGFPPSNTPVTSAPYSNMGEW, encoded by the exons AACAAAAATGGGATAATGAAGAGCAGAAAGATGAAGCTAAAAATAGAATCAAGCCCTTTGAGGGGAATGGAAACCTGTCAAAACTCATTCTTGAG GCATTGGATGGGTTTGTCATTGTTCTCACTCAAGACTTTGAGTTGTTCTATGCTTCGGAGACAATTCAAACATACCTTGGTCTCTCTCAG GCAAGCGTGATCCATCAAGATTTCCTGCGATTCATCCATGTTGATGACCATGAAATGATAACAAAATACCTCCAGCCAAACTCTGTAGAACAG AAAATCAAGATTcttgatgatgaaaatgatgggagcgaaaagaaggaagaagaTTCCTGTTCAG AGTCCAGTGAATCAGCCTCGAGTGCAGAGAGGACATTTGTTTGCAGAATGAAATGCATTCTGAACACCAGTGCTGGATTTTTTAAG CCATTCAGGTGTAATGGGCGCTTGCGTGAGATGACACTCCCTGAAAGTGACAAGAGGGAGTATGGCCTCTTCCTTATCTGCACTCCAATGGAGACAATGACCAACTCAATATTAGAAATACGCTTGAAGACCTCTTTGTTCTGTACCAAGAACAGAATGGATCTCAGCTTCATGGACATTGATCAAAA GGGTCGTTCACTTCTTGGTTATCACAAGCGTGATATTGCACTGCAGTCCAGCTACTGTATGATTCACTTCGATGACATCCCTGTTCTAGGGCTGCTCCACAAGGACT TAATGTCTTCAGCCAAATGCCAGGGGACGTTTCGAATGTTGAACAAGAACATGAAGTGGCAATGGCTGACAGGAACAGCTCAAGTAGTCTTCAAAGGCAGTGAACCAGACTTCATTATCACAACAAACAGACCTCTTAG TGATGAAGAGGGCGAAGAAGTTCTACGCCAAAGAGGCCAATTGCCAGCACTCCCATTTACAACATCAAATGGTAATAACAAAGTACCGAGTTTCTTCCCGGATGGCTCTCAACCACAAGACTTCAAAATGCCAGAGCCTCCTCTGCCAAAATTCTTCCAGGGTACCAAGAAAGGGCATTCGTTCAATGAAGGCCCTCACAGCATGATATCTGGAGGTATGACAG GTCCAAAAGAGGAACCCCTTTCACCTCAGTCTAGTGGCTCCCCATTTCATGAGGATGGTTTCCGCTCTACTTCTTGTACTTCTGCACCTGTGACTCTTGCAGACCTTGAGCTTGGTGTAGATTTGCAAGAGGAGCTAAACCGAGATGCTCCTGAGCTAATGCTGCTGTCACAAG ATTTCAATACGGACTTGAACAGTTTTCCAGATTTTGTGAATGGTTTGGGTCAACTCGCTATGGAAGACGTTCCGTTTGAAGACTTACCGACATTCGAAGATGCAATGGCCCTGGCACAGGAATGTCTGTCTACACCAACAGAATCAACAAGTTCAATGACGAGTCCTTGTGGTAGCCAGATGTCATACCCTGCCCGGAGCCCCCCGCATGTCCAATGTGACCCATTCTCGCCAACATCCTCTGCTGGTCATCCTTCGCCCTTCCCTTCCCCTATTGGGTCTCACGGTCCCTCTATATCACCTGCTGGCTTGCCAACTCCTGACCCTTCCCCCCTTGAAAGGCCTGGTAGTGAGGCAGCCAGGATCAATATTTCTTGGCAGGGGGCAGGACAGATGAGAATGCCTAACCAGGGACCTTATCAGCGAGGTGCTCCATCACCCCAGCAGATGAAGCCCCCACCAGTTAATGGTGGCATTCTCTCAAAATCAGCTCGCCTTGCCAGCATGCAGAAGAATGAGCGGTTAAACTATCGTAGCTGCGCCGTACCGTCTCCACCTGGTCCTCCAATGCCACCAGCATGGTCATCTCACCAGCCACCTGCACCACCCAATAACAGCCCGATGCAGCAACCTGCATATAACTCGTGGAACAATGCACAGTATCATAACAGCTACCGACAACATCACATCACCCAGTCACAAGATTCAACCTGGGGTCCCCCCAATCAAGGCTCTGGACCCGTGCCCCCATTCGAGGACACTTTAACCAACATAAACTATCCTAATGTGGGTATGATGTCGCCTCCATACCATAACGATAGTCCTGTTCAGGGGTTCCGTGGGTTCCCGCCCAGCAACACCCCTGTCACAAGTGCTCCGTATTCTAACATGGGAGAGTGGTGA
- the LOC5516813 gene encoding aryl hydrocarbon receptor isoform X2 produces the protein MSNTGKRKKRSSSLKGSLNPSKRHRDRFNIELDNLAKLLPFPHDVIQKLDKLSILRLSASYLRAKNFFKEQKWDNEEQKDEAKNRIKPFEGNGNLSKLILEALDGFVIVLTQDFELFYASETIQTYLGLSQASVIHQDFLRFIHVDDHEMITKYLQPNSVEQKIKILDDENDGSEKKEEDSCSESSESASSAERTFVCRMKCILNTSAGFFKPFRCNGRLREMTLPESDKREYGLFLICTPMETMTNSILEIRLKTSLFCTKNRMDLSFMDIDQKGRSLLGYHKRDIALQSSYCMIHFDDIPVLGLLHKDLMSSAKCQGTFRMLNKNMKWQWLTGTAQVVFKGSEPDFIITTNRPLSDEEGEEVLRQRGQLPALPFTTSNGNNKVPSFFPDGSQPQDFKMPEPPLPKFFQGTKKGHSFNEGPHSMISGGPKEEPLSPQSSGSPFHEDGFRSTSCTSAPVTLADLELGVDLQEELNRDAPELMLLSQDFNTDLNSFPDFVNGLGQLAMEDVPFEDLPTFEDAMALAQECLSTPTESTSSMTSPCGSQMSYPARSPPHVQCDPFSPTSSAGHPSPFPSPIGSHGPSISPAGLPTPDPSPLERPGSEAARINISWQGAGQMRMPNQGPYQRGAPSPQQMKPPPVNGGILSKSARLASMQKNERLNYRSCAVPSPPGPPMPPAWSSHQPPAPPNNSPMQQPAYNSWNNAQYHNSYRQHHITQSQDSTWGPPNQGSGPVPPFEDTLTNINYPNVGMMSPPYHNDSPVQGFRGFPPSNTPVTSAPYSNMGEW, from the exons AACAAAAATGGGATAATGAAGAGCAGAAAGATGAAGCTAAAAATAGAATCAAGCCCTTTGAGGGGAATGGAAACCTGTCAAAACTCATTCTTGAG GCATTGGATGGGTTTGTCATTGTTCTCACTCAAGACTTTGAGTTGTTCTATGCTTCGGAGACAATTCAAACATACCTTGGTCTCTCTCAG GCAAGCGTGATCCATCAAGATTTCCTGCGATTCATCCATGTTGATGACCATGAAATGATAACAAAATACCTCCAGCCAAACTCTGTAGAACAG AAAATCAAGATTcttgatgatgaaaatgatgggagcgaaaagaaggaagaagaTTCCTGTTCAG AGTCCAGTGAATCAGCCTCGAGTGCAGAGAGGACATTTGTTTGCAGAATGAAATGCATTCTGAACACCAGTGCTGGATTTTTTAAG CCATTCAGGTGTAATGGGCGCTTGCGTGAGATGACACTCCCTGAAAGTGACAAGAGGGAGTATGGCCTCTTCCTTATCTGCACTCCAATGGAGACAATGACCAACTCAATATTAGAAATACGCTTGAAGACCTCTTTGTTCTGTACCAAGAACAGAATGGATCTCAGCTTCATGGACATTGATCAAAA GGGTCGTTCACTTCTTGGTTATCACAAGCGTGATATTGCACTGCAGTCCAGCTACTGTATGATTCACTTCGATGACATCCCTGTTCTAGGGCTGCTCCACAAGGACT TAATGTCTTCAGCCAAATGCCAGGGGACGTTTCGAATGTTGAACAAGAACATGAAGTGGCAATGGCTGACAGGAACAGCTCAAGTAGTCTTCAAAGGCAGTGAACCAGACTTCATTATCACAACAAACAGACCTCTTAG TGATGAAGAGGGCGAAGAAGTTCTACGCCAAAGAGGCCAATTGCCAGCACTCCCATTTACAACATCAAATGGTAATAACAAAGTACCGAGTTTCTTCCCGGATGGCTCTCAACCACAAGACTTCAAAATGCCAGAGCCTCCTCTGCCAAAATTCTTCCAGGGTACCAAGAAAGGGCATTCGTTCAATGAAGGCCCTCACAGCATGATATCTGGAG GTCCAAAAGAGGAACCCCTTTCACCTCAGTCTAGTGGCTCCCCATTTCATGAGGATGGTTTCCGCTCTACTTCTTGTACTTCTGCACCTGTGACTCTTGCAGACCTTGAGCTTGGTGTAGATTTGCAAGAGGAGCTAAACCGAGATGCTCCTGAGCTAATGCTGCTGTCACAAG ATTTCAATACGGACTTGAACAGTTTTCCAGATTTTGTGAATGGTTTGGGTCAACTCGCTATGGAAGACGTTCCGTTTGAAGACTTACCGACATTCGAAGATGCAATGGCCCTGGCACAGGAATGTCTGTCTACACCAACAGAATCAACAAGTTCAATGACGAGTCCTTGTGGTAGCCAGATGTCATACCCTGCCCGGAGCCCCCCGCATGTCCAATGTGACCCATTCTCGCCAACATCCTCTGCTGGTCATCCTTCGCCCTTCCCTTCCCCTATTGGGTCTCACGGTCCCTCTATATCACCTGCTGGCTTGCCAACTCCTGACCCTTCCCCCCTTGAAAGGCCTGGTAGTGAGGCAGCCAGGATCAATATTTCTTGGCAGGGGGCAGGACAGATGAGAATGCCTAACCAGGGACCTTATCAGCGAGGTGCTCCATCACCCCAGCAGATGAAGCCCCCACCAGTTAATGGTGGCATTCTCTCAAAATCAGCTCGCCTTGCCAGCATGCAGAAGAATGAGCGGTTAAACTATCGTAGCTGCGCCGTACCGTCTCCACCTGGTCCTCCAATGCCACCAGCATGGTCATCTCACCAGCCACCTGCACCACCCAATAACAGCCCGATGCAGCAACCTGCATATAACTCGTGGAACAATGCACAGTATCATAACAGCTACCGACAACATCACATCACCCAGTCACAAGATTCAACCTGGGGTCCCCCCAATCAAGGCTCTGGACCCGTGCCCCCATTCGAGGACACTTTAACCAACATAAACTATCCTAATGTGGGTATGATGTCGCCTCCATACCATAACGATAGTCCTGTTCAGGGGTTCCGTGGGTTCCCGCCCAGCAACACCCCTGTCACAAGTGCTCCGTATTCTAACATGGGAGAGTGGTGA
- the LOC5516813 gene encoding neuronal PAS domain-containing protein 3 isoform X4, whose product MSNTGKRKKRSSSLKGSLNPSKRHRDRFNIELDNLAKLLPFPHDVIQKLDKLSILRLSASYLRAKNFFKEQKWDNEEQKDEAKNRIKPFEGNGNLSKLILEALDGFVIVLTQDFELFYASETIQTYLGLSQASVIHQDFLRFIHVDDHEMITKYLQPNSVEQKIKILDDENDGSEKKEEDSCSESSESASSAERTFVCRMKCILNTSAGFFKPFRCNGRLREMTLPESDKREYGLFLICTPMETMTNSILEIRLKTSLFCTKNRMDLSFMDIDQKGRSLLGYHKRDIALQSSYCMIHFDDIPVLGLLHKDLMSSAKCQGTFRMLNKNMKWQWLTGTAQVVFKGSEPDFIITTNRPLSDEEGEEVLRQRGQLPALPFTTSNGNNKVPSFFPDGSQPQDFKMPEPPLPKFFQGTKKGHSFNEGPHSMISGDFNTDLNSFPDFVNGLGQLAMEDVPFEDLPTFEDAMALAQECLSTPTESTSSMTSPCGSQMSYPARSPPHVQCDPFSPTSSAGHPSPFPSPIGSHGPSISPAGLPTPDPSPLERPGSEAARINISWQGAGQMRMPNQGPYQRGAPSPQQMKPPPVNGGILSKSARLASMQKNERLNYRSCAVPSPPGPPMPPAWSSHQPPAPPNNSPMQQPAYNSWNNAQYHNSYRQHHITQSQDSTWGPPNQGSGPVPPFEDTLTNINYPNVGMMSPPYHNDSPVQGFRGFPPSNTPVTSAPYSNMGEW is encoded by the exons AACAAAAATGGGATAATGAAGAGCAGAAAGATGAAGCTAAAAATAGAATCAAGCCCTTTGAGGGGAATGGAAACCTGTCAAAACTCATTCTTGAG GCATTGGATGGGTTTGTCATTGTTCTCACTCAAGACTTTGAGTTGTTCTATGCTTCGGAGACAATTCAAACATACCTTGGTCTCTCTCAG GCAAGCGTGATCCATCAAGATTTCCTGCGATTCATCCATGTTGATGACCATGAAATGATAACAAAATACCTCCAGCCAAACTCTGTAGAACAG AAAATCAAGATTcttgatgatgaaaatgatgggagcgaaaagaaggaagaagaTTCCTGTTCAG AGTCCAGTGAATCAGCCTCGAGTGCAGAGAGGACATTTGTTTGCAGAATGAAATGCATTCTGAACACCAGTGCTGGATTTTTTAAG CCATTCAGGTGTAATGGGCGCTTGCGTGAGATGACACTCCCTGAAAGTGACAAGAGGGAGTATGGCCTCTTCCTTATCTGCACTCCAATGGAGACAATGACCAACTCAATATTAGAAATACGCTTGAAGACCTCTTTGTTCTGTACCAAGAACAGAATGGATCTCAGCTTCATGGACATTGATCAAAA GGGTCGTTCACTTCTTGGTTATCACAAGCGTGATATTGCACTGCAGTCCAGCTACTGTATGATTCACTTCGATGACATCCCTGTTCTAGGGCTGCTCCACAAGGACT TAATGTCTTCAGCCAAATGCCAGGGGACGTTTCGAATGTTGAACAAGAACATGAAGTGGCAATGGCTGACAGGAACAGCTCAAGTAGTCTTCAAAGGCAGTGAACCAGACTTCATTATCACAACAAACAGACCTCTTAG TGATGAAGAGGGCGAAGAAGTTCTACGCCAAAGAGGCCAATTGCCAGCACTCCCATTTACAACATCAAATGGTAATAACAAAGTACCGAGTTTCTTCCCGGATGGCTCTCAACCACAAGACTTCAAAATGCCAGAGCCTCCTCTGCCAAAATTCTTCCAGGGTACCAAGAAAGGGCATTCGTTCAATGAAGGCCCTCACAGCATGATATCTGGAG ATTTCAATACGGACTTGAACAGTTTTCCAGATTTTGTGAATGGTTTGGGTCAACTCGCTATGGAAGACGTTCCGTTTGAAGACTTACCGACATTCGAAGATGCAATGGCCCTGGCACAGGAATGTCTGTCTACACCAACAGAATCAACAAGTTCAATGACGAGTCCTTGTGGTAGCCAGATGTCATACCCTGCCCGGAGCCCCCCGCATGTCCAATGTGACCCATTCTCGCCAACATCCTCTGCTGGTCATCCTTCGCCCTTCCCTTCCCCTATTGGGTCTCACGGTCCCTCTATATCACCTGCTGGCTTGCCAACTCCTGACCCTTCCCCCCTTGAAAGGCCTGGTAGTGAGGCAGCCAGGATCAATATTTCTTGGCAGGGGGCAGGACAGATGAGAATGCCTAACCAGGGACCTTATCAGCGAGGTGCTCCATCACCCCAGCAGATGAAGCCCCCACCAGTTAATGGTGGCATTCTCTCAAAATCAGCTCGCCTTGCCAGCATGCAGAAGAATGAGCGGTTAAACTATCGTAGCTGCGCCGTACCGTCTCCACCTGGTCCTCCAATGCCACCAGCATGGTCATCTCACCAGCCACCTGCACCACCCAATAACAGCCCGATGCAGCAACCTGCATATAACTCGTGGAACAATGCACAGTATCATAACAGCTACCGACAACATCACATCACCCAGTCACAAGATTCAACCTGGGGTCCCCCCAATCAAGGCTCTGGACCCGTGCCCCCATTCGAGGACACTTTAACCAACATAAACTATCCTAATGTGGGTATGATGTCGCCTCCATACCATAACGATAGTCCTGTTCAGGGGTTCCGTGGGTTCCCGCCCAGCAACACCCCTGTCACAAGTGCTCCGTATTCTAACATGGGAGAGTGGTGA